The following are encoded in a window of Bradyrhizobium guangdongense genomic DNA:
- a CDS encoding enoyl-CoA hydratase codes for MTEHVRVEKNNNGVLTITLARPDKKNALTDAMYGKLADTIESAESDPSARVLLIRGEGDMFTAGNDVGEFAAVASGKSEGSRNVGRFIQSLARCSRPLVAAVQGRAVGVGTTMLLHCDLVVLADNTLLSTPFVSLALVPEAASSLLMPARIGYARAYEMFALGETVPAKAALEWGLANRVVPLDKLDAEALALAQRLARQPAGALIATKKLMRNGEALVAQMLAEGEQFAQRLRTAEAREAFTAFAERRPPDFTKIS; via the coding sequence ATGACCGAGCATGTGCGAGTTGAGAAGAACAACAACGGAGTTCTCACGATCACTCTGGCGCGCCCAGACAAGAAGAACGCGCTGACGGACGCGATGTACGGCAAGCTCGCCGACACCATCGAATCCGCCGAGTCTGATCCGTCCGCGCGCGTGCTGCTGATCCGCGGCGAGGGCGACATGTTCACCGCCGGCAATGACGTCGGCGAGTTTGCAGCCGTCGCGTCAGGCAAGTCCGAAGGCAGCCGCAATGTCGGCCGTTTCATTCAGTCGCTGGCGCGCTGCAGCCGTCCGCTGGTCGCGGCCGTGCAGGGCCGCGCCGTCGGCGTCGGCACCACGATGCTCTTGCACTGCGATCTCGTCGTGCTCGCCGACAATACCCTGTTGTCGACGCCCTTCGTCAGTCTTGCGCTGGTGCCGGAGGCCGCCTCGAGCCTGCTGATGCCGGCGCGCATCGGCTATGCCCGCGCATACGAGATGTTCGCGCTGGGTGAGACTGTCCCCGCCAAGGCCGCGCTCGAATGGGGCCTGGCCAACCGCGTGGTGCCGCTCGACAAGCTCGACGCCGAGGCGCTTGCGCTGGCCCAGCGCCTCGCGCGCCAGCCGGCCGGTGCACTCATCGCAACCAAGAAGCTGATGCGCAATGGCGAGGCGCTGGTCGCGCAGATGCTGGCCGAGGGCGAGCAGTTTGCGCAGCGTCTGCGCACCGCCGAGGCGCGCGAGGCATTCACTGCGTTCGCCGAGCGGCGTCCGCCCGACTTCACAAAGATTTCGTGA
- a CDS encoding MarR family winged helix-turn-helix transcriptional regulator: MRNKLPEARHHRLIYLLNVAQRRLQRWMAAQPSSEVTPAQAGLLFILGKQDGVLMGEAGAALDMGPAGISGLVDRSAAAKLVERRADRDDGRAWRVWLTPKGRNVLSQAKSDAAAVNAALTEGFTSAEVDIVARWLTSIQEKFPRDTARDTEE, from the coding sequence ATGCGAAATAAACTGCCCGAGGCGAGGCATCACCGGCTGATTTATCTGCTGAACGTCGCGCAACGCCGTTTGCAGCGCTGGATGGCGGCGCAGCCTTCGAGCGAAGTGACGCCGGCGCAGGCGGGGCTGCTGTTCATCCTCGGCAAGCAGGATGGTGTCCTCATGGGCGAGGCGGGCGCAGCGCTTGATATGGGGCCGGCCGGCATCTCGGGTCTGGTCGATCGCAGCGCTGCGGCAAAACTGGTCGAGCGGCGAGCCGATCGCGATGACGGCCGCGCCTGGCGGGTGTGGTTGACGCCGAAGGGCCGCAATGTGCTTTCGCAGGCGAAGAGCGATGCGGCCGCGGTCAATGCCGCGCTGACGGAGGGGTTTACCAGCGCGGAGGTCGACATCGTCGCGCGCTGGCTGACGAGTATTCAAGAGAAGTTTCCAAGAGATACCGCAAGAGATACAGAGGAATAG